The following DNA comes from Bacteroidota bacterium.
TTTGCCTTTACCAGATTGGCAAGGTTTTCAAGTTCCGCTTGATCTTCTGAAATCAAAGGTTTTTCAACTAATACGTGTTTGCCATGTTGAGCCAGATAACTAATAATTTCAATTTTTGGTTCATCAGGAATACATAGTAGAGCAGCATCAAAAAGGTCTAAAGGTACATCTTCAATGTCTTTAAAGTCAGCATCAGAGGTTGCAGGATCGACGGTTGCAACCACATCATTACCAGCAATTCTCTTTCGCTTAACTCCTTGAATACCAAGACCAACAACAATAACTTTCATGTGATTAGATTATTCTTCATTAAAATTTGCTGTTTTTTCAACTGCATCAAGTTTAGCCAATACATCCATTGGATTAATAGGTATATTTCCATCAAACTCACATTCACAGGCTGCAGCCATTGATCCTATGATGGTCGCAATTGCTTCTGATCCACTTGAAAGCAACGAAAGTGTTGCATAAGCCAAAAGTGCATCGCCAGAGCCAACAGCATCTAAAACTCTTTCGGCAAAACTATCTATTGCAAAGAAGTTGCTTACGCATTTTTTTTCTTCAGATGGAATTGTAAAGACACCTCTGTCTCCAAGCTTTAATATTAAAGATTTACAATTCGTAATTTCTTTTAGTGAACCTGCAAGTTTTCCAACTGTTGAATCCTGGTCTGCAAGTGAAAAGCGCGCTTCTCGTTCATTTGGAGTTAAAAGATCGAAGTTTTTAAAATCTGTAATATTTCCCCATCGGGAGGCAACCTGACTATCGGCTACGCGAAATGTATTAATTGGAATTGCCTCAATCAACCTATTAATCGTTGATCGATTAAATATTCCATGCCTAAAATCACTAAATACAATAGCATCCGTTGAAGTATTCTTAATACTATCGATCAGTTGATCAAGAATTTTAACAGAGATAGTAGCGTTATCAAGTGTGTCTATTTTAAGTAGTCGATACCCCCCCGCTATAATTACATTTTTATTGACAGTCGGCCTTGTAGGGTCAATTATGGGGATTGTATTTATTCCTGTATCTTTAAGTCCTGCAATTACAAAGTCTTTTAATTGATCATTGCCCAGAACTGTTGAAAATACAACATCTGCTCCAGCTGCTTGAAGATGTTGGGCAACAATTCCTGCACCTCCGATATAATCATCCTTACCAATATAACGAACACTGAAAGTAGGAGTTTTTGTCTGACCACCAATCAGAACAGTTCTTGTGTAAGTATCTACAATAGTATCACCAACTACATGAACCTTCAGACCTTTTAGTGATGAAAGTGTATGCCTAAGGTCATCAAATGAAATATTTTCAACATTCATAAGCGAAAGTAATTTTTCGATATGAATTTTAGGTCTAGAAAGGTTTATGAACGTTGAAGATGAATACACAACATCTCCTGGTGTAAAAACCATCTCACCTCCATATTCATTAACAACATTAGCCTCTTCTTGAGTACTAGGAGGTAGACCTGTTGAGGTGTATTCAAATCCTTTAGCAAAATAATTTGGTTTAATTTTCCTTATAATTTTCAGAGGTTTTTGGTTGTCATCAATAATAACATAATCTACCATTTCATAGGCAGCCAGATTCAAAGCTCGCAATTGTTCTGGAACGTGAGGTCGATAAATTCCCTTATCGATGTATTTGTCTGAGGTAATACTTGCTATTAGAATATCGGCCTTTGATTTAGCATACGCCAAATGGCGTACATGCCCGGGATGAACAACATCAAAAACTCCATGACAAAGAATTACTTTCTTTTCACGAGAAAAAGGACCTATTATTTCTATTAAATCGTCAATTATTTTAAGTTTTGGACGATACTTCTCAAAAAAATCTTGTTCCATACTATTTATTCTTAGTCATATATTTAAACCATGATTTTGTTGCAGTTTCAATACTTTCTGGATTCCAAAGCGGAGCGTCTTTCCAATTTTCAATATTGGCGGTCATTTTTGCAACTCCTTCTGGAAAACTAATTTGTGGTTCCCATGAAAGTTGATTTTTAATTTTCGTAATATCTGCCCATGTGCAATCAGGTTCTCCTGGACGTTTTGGAAGGTAAACAACATCCCCACCAAGTAAATCAACCAGATTGTTAACACTTTGAGGATTACCAGCACCAACATTGTAAATTTCTCCAATATGTTCTGTTTCTGCCGCAGCCAGAAATGCAGTGGCAATATCAGTTACAAAAATAAAGTCACGACTTTGACTACCATCACCAACAACTGTAAAAGGCATTCCCTCTAATTTTTGTTTGAAGAATACTCCAAATACAGCACCATAAGCTCCAGTAGTGCGAACTCTTGGACCATAAGCGTTAAATATCCTAATTGAATTAACGGGAAGACCATAAACCTTTTGCCAGTGGAAAGCGGTTTGTTCACCAATATACTTACTGAAGGCATAAGGATATTCAGGGCATATTTTATGATCTTCATTAGTTGGTGTATCAGCGAGTCCATAACAAGATGATGATGCAGCATAAACAAATTTTTTCACAGCATGATATCGAGAACATTCAAGTACATGCGAAGTACCTTGAATATTAGTTGACATGTACTCTAAAGGTCTTTCGATAGACGGAACAATATCTCCAATACCGGCAAAATGAAAGACATAATGAGCGCCGGAAAAAATTTCTGAATCTGGTTTTAAATTTAGAATATCCTCTTCAAAAAATTCAAAATCAGGATGATTGCTATGATGAGATAAGTTTGATGATCTTCCTCCAGTCAAATTATCAATTACCCTAACCCTGTAATTTCTTTTAATTAGGAGGTCAACCATGTGACTGCCAATGAATCCGGCTCCCCCAGTAACAATAGCGATCGGTTTTATACTCATCTGGCCTGAAGTCTTTTTAATCGTCGAACATTGAAGTAGAAATCATCATCAAAACTGTTTGGGAGCTTTCCTTCTTGAAAGGCATGACAAAGATCACGTATAGCTTCTTCTATTGAATGTGTTGGTTGAAATCCAAGAACTCTTTTAATCTTATCAGAGTTAATATGATATGAGCGATTATCATCACTTGGCGTAGTAGTAATTTCGATATTTTTTTTCTCAGGAAATTCCTTTTGAACAACTTTCTTTACTAAATGTGCAATATCCATGATCGACATGTTTTGATATCCTACATTAAAGATTTCGTTTTTAATCTTTTCAGATGGAGCATTCAATAATAGTTCCACAGTGTCGCAATAATCTTGTACATGAAGATTTGGTCGCAATTGGTCCCCACCAAATACTGTGATCTTATTTTTATTAACGGCGTGATTGGTAAGAATGTTTACTGATAGGTCAAGTCGCTGCCTTGGGGCATAACCACATACCGTTGCCGGGCGAAAGATAACACCAACAAAATTATCATCTGTATGTTTCTTAAGAAGTGGTTCACACATACCTTTATATTTATTATATAGTGTTAATGGTACAAGGGGGTGATCTTCGGTAACATCTGGCTTATCAGAAACTCCATAAACTGAACTTGAGGAGGCATAAATAAATCTTTTTACTCCAGCTTGTTTTGCGGCAATTACCATGGGTTCAAATGCTTCAAGATTTACACTTGTCGATAAACGTTCATCTAATTCAAAACTGGCATCATTTGAAATGCATGCCAGACTCACGAATGCATCATGTCCTTTACAAGTATCAAGAATTTTTTTAGTCTCACGGATATCACCCTCAATAATTTTGAGGTTTGGATTTT
Coding sequences within:
- a CDS encoding adenylyltransferase/cytidyltransferase family protein, translating into MEQDFFEKYRPKLKIIDDLIEIIGPFSREKKVILCHGVFDVVHPGHVRHLAYAKSKADILIASITSDKYIDKGIYRPHVPEQLRALNLAAYEMVDYVIIDDNQKPLKIIRKIKPNYFAKGFEYTSTGLPPSTQEEANVVNEYGGEMVFTPGDVVYSSSTFINLSRPKIHIEKLLSLMNVENISFDDLRHTLSSLKGLKVHVVGDTIVDTYTRTVLIGGQTKTPTFSVRYIGKDDYIGGAGIVAQHLQAAGADVVFSTVLGNDQLKDFVIAGLKDTGINTIPIIDPTRPTVNKNVIIAGGYRLLKIDTLDNATISVKILDQLIDSIKNTSTDAIVFSDFRHGIFNRSTINRLIEAIPINTFRVADSQVASRWGNITDFKNFDLLTPNEREARFSLADQDSTVGKLAGSLKEITNCKSLILKLGDRGVFTIPSEEKKCVSNFFAIDSFAERVLDAVGSGDALLAYATLSLLSSGSEAIATIIGSMAAACECEFDGNIPINPMDVLAKLDAVEKTANFNEE
- a CDS encoding GDP-mannose 4,6-dehydratase: MSIKPIAIVTGGAGFIGSHMVDLLIKRNYRVRVIDNLTGGRSSNLSHHSNHPDFEFFEEDILNLKPDSEIFSGAHYVFHFAGIGDIVPSIERPLEYMSTNIQGTSHVLECSRYHAVKKFVYAASSSCYGLADTPTNEDHKICPEYPYAFSKYIGEQTAFHWQKVYGLPVNSIRIFNAYGPRVRTTGAYGAVFGVFFKQKLEGMPFTVVGDGSQSRDFIFVTDIATAFLAAAETEHIGEIYNVGAGNPQSVNNLVDLLGGDVVYLPKRPGEPDCTWADITKIKNQLSWEPQISFPEGVAKMTANIENWKDAPLWNPESIETATKSWFKYMTKNK
- a CDS encoding SDR family oxidoreductase, which translates into the protein MQFKSVFVTGGAGYIGSLLIPQLLSHGYRVTVYDIMHFGNDFLPKENPNLKIIEGDIRETKKILDTCKGHDAFVSLACISNDASFELDERLSTSVNLEAFEPMVIAAKQAGVKRFIYASSSSVYGVSDKPDVTEDHPLVPLTLYNKYKGMCEPLLKKHTDDNFVGVIFRPATVCGYAPRQRLDLSVNILTNHAVNKNKITVFGGDQLRPNLHVQDYCDTVELLLNAPSEKIKNEIFNVGYQNMSIMDIAHLVKKVVQKEFPEKKNIEITTTPSDDNRSYHINSDKIKRVLGFQPTHSIEEAIRDLCHAFQEGKLPNSFDDDFYFNVRRLKRLQAR